The Parachlamydia acanthamoebae genome has a window encoding:
- a CDS encoding sugar porter family MFS transporter — MKHPLSLYMIVTLSALGGLLFGYDTGVISGAILFIRHDFNLSSSQVEIVISSVLLGAIVGSACAGFLSDQLGRWRLLFFTACLFTIASVASAFAPQFSWLAISRIFIGIALGISSAIVPLYISEISPAPIRGRLVSLNQLAITIGILVSYCVDYAFAYSENWRWMIGLGAFPSFIFGIGMLFLPESPRWLIKKGLETEAKRILHILHGKKEAEREIQEIRQVSAGSNTNAFVFTPWVKRMLVVGIGLAIFQQATGINTIIYYAPIIFELAGFKSAVGAVFATSIIGAVNLIATLFALKLLDTLGRRILLLIGLAGMIFSLFALGLASSIPHVSEMLGEITLACLIVYVCSFAISLGPIFWLLISEIYPLEIRGKAMSIATITNWLTNFIVAFTFLTLIHSLGQAGTFWLYGLISIVAWFFCYFLVPETKNKTLEEIEMQKIV, encoded by the coding sequence GTGAAACATCCATTGTCTCTTTACATGATTGTCACTCTTTCCGCCTTGGGAGGTTTGCTTTTTGGCTATGATACAGGCGTGATTTCTGGTGCCATTCTTTTTATTCGACATGATTTCAACCTGTCTTCATCACAAGTTGAAATTGTCATCAGTTCAGTCTTATTAGGCGCCATCGTGGGTAGTGCTTGCGCGGGTTTCCTTTCTGATCAATTAGGAAGATGGCGCTTGCTGTTCTTTACTGCTTGTTTGTTTACGATTGCCTCCGTTGCTTCAGCATTTGCGCCCCAGTTTAGTTGGTTAGCTATCAGTCGCATTTTTATTGGGATAGCCCTGGGGATTTCTTCTGCGATTGTTCCCCTATACATTTCTGAAATCTCCCCCGCTCCCATTCGGGGACGTCTCGTTTCTCTTAATCAATTAGCCATCACCATTGGCATTTTAGTTTCCTATTGTGTCGATTATGCTTTTGCGTATAGCGAAAACTGGCGTTGGATGATCGGGCTTGGAGCGTTTCCCTCTTTCATTTTTGGAATCGGCATGCTCTTTCTCCCAGAAAGCCCCCGTTGGCTGATCAAAAAAGGGCTAGAAACAGAAGCCAAACGGATTCTGCATATTCTTCACGGGAAGAAAGAAGCGGAACGGGAGATTCAAGAGATTCGTCAAGTATCTGCCGGCTCGAACACAAACGCTTTTGTTTTCACACCATGGGTAAAGCGCATGCTGGTCGTTGGAATTGGCCTGGCGATCTTTCAACAAGCGACTGGAATCAATACAATTATTTACTATGCTCCGATCATTTTTGAATTAGCTGGGTTTAAATCTGCTGTGGGGGCCGTTTTTGCAACGAGTATTATCGGTGCCGTTAATCTCATTGCCACCCTCTTTGCACTTAAGCTGTTAGACACTTTAGGAAGAAGAATTTTGCTCTTAATAGGGCTGGCAGGGATGATTTTCAGTTTGTTTGCTCTCGGTTTGGCCTCTTCAATCCCTCATGTTTCCGAAATGCTCGGAGAAATCACCCTCGCCTGCTTAATTGTGTATGTTTGCTCTTTTGCGATTAGCTTGGGCCCCATCTTTTGGTTGCTGATATCTGAAATTTATCCTCTCGAAATTCGCGGTAAAGCGATGAGTATTGCGACTATCACGAATTGGTTAACCAATTTCATCGTAGCGTTCACTTTTCTTACGCTAATCCACTCTTTGGGGCAAGCGGGGACTTTTTGGCTGTATGGCCTAATCTCCATCGTAGCATGGTTTTTTTGTTACTTTCTTGTTCCTGAAACCAAAAATAAAACATTGGAAGAAATCGAAATGCAGAAAATCGTCTAG
- a CDS encoding AtuA-related protein, translating to MHKLIHLYDIAHARSGDKGSDSNIGVIAYTSEGYQFLVEILTSEKVLQFMQKTQVKSVIRYEWPNLGALNFVLKGALGKGASRSLRIDAQGKALGQILLEMPLEIDENRLTKCLAS from the coding sequence ATGCACAAATTGATCCATCTTTATGACATTGCCCATGCAAGAAGTGGTGACAAAGGTTCTGATTCCAATATTGGAGTTATTGCTTATACCAGTGAGGGTTATCAATTTCTTGTCGAAATACTCACATCGGAAAAAGTGCTGCAGTTTATGCAAAAGACGCAGGTAAAGAGCGTGATCCGTTATGAGTGGCCTAATTTAGGGGCATTGAATTTTGTACTTAAAGGGGCATTAGGAAAAGGTGCAAGCCGTTCCCTTCGCATTGATGCACAAGGCAAAGCACTAGGTCAAATCTTGCTTGAAATGCCTCTTGAAATCGATGAAAACAGATTAACAAAATGCTTAGCCTCATGA
- a CDS encoding MBL fold metallo-hydrolase: MGNIKVQLRILEGNRLSLDGGAMFGNAPKELWKRWIAADELNRIPLASRTLLIQVQDQNILLEAGSGAFFDPKLRERYGINNENVLIENLQKIGLSHQHIDAVVLSHLHFDHAGGLLSAYKANSPLQLLFPNAQYFVGKEHWEYAQKPHIRETASFIPQLHTLLQESGRLVLIEGTSHPSLNFGISFVYSHGHTRGLMLAKLRVNHHTILFASDLIPGIPWLHLPITMGYDRFSELMVDEKRQILSQLEKENGVLIFCHDPSMSCGKLGRNHSERYSVTAILEKDGILQLN; the protein is encoded by the coding sequence ATGGGAAATATAAAGGTGCAGCTACGTATTTTAGAAGGGAATCGACTGAGTTTGGATGGAGGAGCCATGTTTGGCAATGCTCCAAAAGAATTGTGGAAACGGTGGATTGCTGCTGACGAATTGAATCGAATTCCTTTAGCAAGCCGCACGCTCCTCATTCAAGTTCAGGATCAAAATATTCTACTAGAAGCAGGAAGTGGGGCTTTTTTTGACCCGAAATTGCGTGAACGATATGGAATTAACAACGAGAATGTGCTGATTGAGAATTTGCAAAAGATAGGGCTTTCTCATCAACATATCGATGCAGTCGTGCTATCTCATTTGCATTTTGATCATGCAGGAGGCCTTTTATCTGCTTACAAAGCAAATTCTCCTCTCCAACTCCTTTTCCCGAATGCCCAATACTTTGTGGGAAAAGAGCATTGGGAATATGCTCAAAAGCCTCACATACGAGAAACAGCTTCGTTTATTCCTCAGCTCCATACTTTACTGCAAGAATCGGGTAGGCTTGTTTTGATTGAGGGAACATCCCACCCATCTTTGAATTTTGGTATTTCTTTTGTTTATTCCCATGGGCATACCCGAGGACTCATGCTAGCCAAATTGCGTGTTAATCATCACACAATTCTATTTGCCAGCGATTTAATCCCAGGCATTCCTTGGTTACATTTACCGATTACTATGGGGTATGATCGTTTTTCCGAGCTCATGGTGGACGAAAAAAGGCAAATTTTGTCCCAACTTGAAAAAGAAAATGGAGTGCTTATTTTTTGCCATGATCCATCCATGAGCTGTGGTAAACTTGGACGTAATCACTCAGAACGATATTCTGTCACTGCGATTCTAGAAAAAGATGGAATCCTTCAATTGAATTAA
- a CDS encoding acyclic terpene utilization AtuA family protein, which produces MDRLIRIANASAFWGDRPSAAATLLQQVPDLDYITLDYLAEVSLSIMAIQREKNPTLGYAKDFIETIRSLVPFWKKGSKVKIIANAGGLNPFGCAQECAKILKSTGCVHLKIGIVTGDDVLSILLKSPENFHNLETHASIETISPKLVTANAYLGASAIVEALQQGTDIVITGRVADPSLTVAPAAFHFGWDLQDYDLLANATIAGHLIECGTQATGGILTDWLDLPASEMIGFPIIEMDQKGHFTLTKPPHTGGIVNLPVIKEQLLYEIGDPGSYLSPDVNVSFLNIQLQEEAPNRVRVSGGKGSPPPTSYKVSATYKNGYRADGLLTIIGRDADKKARKCGTIILERVKQAGYNLQDSLIECIGAGDATLGIIPQGACTECVLKVSAADENREALECFVKEFAPLVTSGPQGTTGYLTGRPKILPVFGYWPCLIDTKDVTPRTQTYAVEQLCTN; this is translated from the coding sequence ATGGATAGACTTATTCGCATTGCTAACGCATCCGCTTTTTGGGGAGATCGCCCTTCTGCAGCTGCAACACTTCTTCAGCAAGTTCCCGATTTGGATTACATTACCTTGGACTACCTAGCTGAGGTCTCTCTGTCGATTATGGCCATCCAACGAGAAAAAAATCCTACTCTAGGTTATGCTAAAGATTTTATCGAAACAATTCGATCTCTTGTCCCCTTTTGGAAGAAGGGTTCGAAGGTTAAAATCATTGCAAATGCGGGTGGATTGAATCCATTTGGATGTGCCCAAGAATGCGCCAAAATCCTTAAAAGCACTGGCTGTGTTCATTTAAAGATTGGAATTGTGACGGGAGACGATGTCCTTTCCATCCTTCTCAAGTCCCCTGAAAATTTTCACAATTTAGAAACTCATGCGTCGATTGAAACGATTTCACCAAAGCTTGTCACCGCAAATGCTTACCTAGGAGCTTCTGCAATTGTCGAAGCGTTACAACAAGGCACCGATATCGTGATTACAGGACGTGTCGCAGATCCCAGCTTAACAGTAGCTCCTGCAGCCTTTCATTTTGGATGGGATCTTCAAGATTATGATCTACTTGCCAACGCGACAATTGCTGGTCACTTGATTGAATGTGGAACGCAAGCAACAGGAGGAATTCTGACGGATTGGCTAGATCTTCCGGCATCAGAAATGATCGGATTTCCGATTATCGAAATGGATCAAAAAGGGCATTTCACCTTAACAAAGCCCCCTCACACTGGTGGAATTGTGAATCTTCCTGTCATTAAGGAACAGTTGTTATATGAAATTGGAGACCCTGGCTCTTATTTAAGCCCAGATGTCAATGTGTCATTTTTGAACATTCAACTGCAAGAAGAAGCCCCTAATCGAGTAAGAGTAAGCGGAGGTAAAGGATCTCCCCCACCTACCAGTTATAAGGTGAGCGCCACATATAAAAATGGGTATCGAGCCGATGGACTGCTCACAATAATTGGAAGGGATGCGGATAAAAAGGCGCGAAAATGTGGTACCATCATTCTTGAACGTGTCAAACAAGCTGGATATAACTTGCAAGATTCATTGATTGAATGCATTGGAGCTGGAGATGCCACTTTAGGTATTATTCCGCAAGGCGCTTGTACAGAATGTGTATTAAAAGTCAGTGCCGCAGATGAAAACCGGGAAGCTTTAGAGTGTTTTGTTAAAGAATTTGCACCACTTGTCACAAGTGGTCCTCAAGGAACCACGGGCTATTTAACAGGCCGTCCCAAAATTTTACCCGTCTTTGGTTATTGGCCCTGCTTAATTGACACAAAAGATGTCACGCCTCGCACTCAAACGTATGCAGTGGAGCAACTATGCACAAATTGA
- a CDS encoding enoyl-CoA hydratase/isomerase family protein yields the protein MNTNIFVEHPSHNVVIIKLNRPEKRNALNISLLQDFLSTLKSTEKDPSKRVLILQGEGPVFCAGMDLAEACDTSKSIESSEILAQVFSALYHTPLITIAAVHGAAIAGGAGLVTACDLALASENTFFGYPETRRGLVAAQVMVFLMRQLKQKDLKELLLTGELIDAKKAQVIGLINQVVPQEKLLFEALKMANSVINGAPEATQETKQLIQKLYPSKFEEDLLLALSNHQQRRRSKEAQEGMQAFLEKRNPQWEI from the coding sequence ATGAATACAAATATATTCGTCGAACATCCCAGCCATAACGTCGTGATCATCAAGTTAAACCGTCCTGAGAAAAGAAATGCCTTGAATATCAGCTTATTGCAGGATTTTCTTTCTACCTTGAAATCAACTGAAAAGGATCCCTCAAAAAGGGTTTTAATTCTTCAAGGAGAGGGTCCCGTTTTTTGTGCAGGCATGGATCTTGCCGAAGCCTGTGATACATCAAAATCAATCGAGTCGAGCGAAATTCTCGCCCAAGTTTTTTCCGCCCTTTATCACACACCCTTAATTACTATTGCGGCTGTACATGGGGCAGCTATCGCTGGTGGAGCGGGCCTTGTCACAGCATGTGATCTCGCCTTAGCTAGTGAAAATACCTTTTTTGGCTATCCTGAAACTCGACGAGGTTTAGTTGCCGCGCAAGTGATGGTTTTCTTAATGCGACAACTTAAACAAAAAGATTTGAAAGAACTCTTGCTGACAGGTGAACTAATTGATGCAAAAAAAGCGCAAGTGATTGGTTTAATTAATCAAGTTGTTCCTCAGGAAAAACTTCTTTTTGAAGCCTTAAAAATGGCAAATTCGGTTATCAATGGTGCTCCCGAGGCAACTCAAGAGACAAAACAACTCATTCAAAAACTCTATCCTTCAAAATTTGAAGAAGACCTCCTTTTAGCCCTCAGTAATCACCAACAAAGACGCCGCTCAAAAGAGGCACAAGAAGGGATGCAGGCCTTTCTAGAAAAAAGAAATCCGCAATGGGAAATATAA
- a CDS encoding thiamine pyrophosphate-dependent dehydrogenase E1 component subunit alpha, translated as MQISTISYLNEKGILSKECKHQIADDVLIRGYETMVLTRSVDDRMITLQRQGSISFALSSLGEEACAVASAAALDLADWMYPQYRELGVMFWRGFTIQQYLHHMFGNKEDLIMGRQMPNHFGSKALNVVPVSSPIGTKIPHAAGCAYAMKIQKEEAVAVAYFGDGATSEGDFHVGLNFAAVRKAPAIFFCRNNGYAISTPCTSQFASDGIYPKGIGYGIQAFRVDGNDFFAVHETVAKAKQLCLEGHGPILIEAMTYRMGAHSTSDDPSRYRSEEEVKSWENKCPVRRLRLYLESKKLWNAEKEEALLAKIKKEIDEAIQVAKKTEHPPLHSMIEDVYFEIPQRLKEEFQAVNQLFGEKG; from the coding sequence ATGCAAATCTCCACGATTTCCTATTTAAATGAAAAAGGGATTCTCTCCAAAGAATGCAAGCATCAGATTGCGGATGATGTATTAATTCGCGGCTACGAAACAATGGTACTAACCCGCAGTGTGGATGATCGGATGATTACCCTCCAAAGGCAAGGTAGCATTTCATTTGCCTTAAGTTCGCTTGGAGAAGAAGCCTGTGCCGTTGCAAGCGCGGCCGCTCTCGATCTTGCGGATTGGATGTATCCGCAATATAGAGAACTCGGAGTGATGTTTTGGCGTGGTTTCACCATTCAGCAATACCTCCACCATATGTTCGGGAATAAGGAAGACTTGATTATGGGCAGACAAATGCCCAACCACTTTGGTTCTAAGGCTTTAAATGTTGTGCCTGTCTCCTCTCCCATCGGAACGAAAATCCCTCATGCTGCTGGCTGCGCTTATGCGATGAAAATACAGAAAGAGGAAGCTGTGGCAGTTGCCTATTTTGGCGACGGAGCTACTTCTGAAGGAGATTTCCACGTGGGCCTTAATTTCGCAGCAGTCCGTAAAGCTCCGGCCATTTTCTTTTGTCGCAATAATGGTTACGCTATTTCAACTCCTTGTACCAGTCAATTTGCCTCTGATGGAATTTATCCCAAAGGGATTGGTTATGGAATTCAAGCTTTTCGAGTCGATGGCAATGACTTTTTTGCTGTCCACGAAACGGTAGCAAAAGCTAAACAGCTCTGCCTCGAAGGGCATGGTCCTATTTTAATTGAAGCGATGACCTACCGGATGGGAGCTCACTCAACTTCGGATGATCCAAGTCGCTACCGTTCTGAGGAAGAGGTTAAGTCATGGGAAAATAAATGCCCTGTTCGCAGATTGCGTTTGTACTTGGAATCTAAAAAACTTTGGAATGCTGAAAAAGAAGAAGCTTTGCTTGCAAAAATTAAAAAAGAAATCGATGAAGCGATCCAAGTGGCTAAAAAAACGGAACACCCGCCCCTACACTCGATGATCGAAGATGTCTATTTTGAAATTCCACAACGCCTAAAAGAGGAATTTCAAGCTGTGAATCAATTATTTGGGGAAAAAGGATAG
- a CDS encoding acyl-CoA thioesterase: protein MLHQRTLLTSYLSRMLMYISHNKVRMHDTDMAGILYFPRQFRFAHDALEDWVESEGLGFNQVFHHEKFVFVIVHAEADYLVSLQVGNKLEVHLTIERVGTSAFTVNYRIYKENQQLVGTAKTVHVTLDATTRQKIEIPKKFREILEKHLVA from the coding sequence ATGCTACATCAAAGGACTCTTTTAACCTCTTACTTATCGAGAATGCTCATGTACATCAGTCATAATAAAGTTCGTATGCATGATACAGATATGGCAGGAATTTTGTATTTCCCGCGTCAGTTTCGTTTTGCCCATGATGCTCTAGAAGATTGGGTGGAATCTGAAGGATTGGGATTTAACCAGGTTTTCCATCACGAAAAGTTTGTGTTTGTGATTGTACATGCGGAAGCCGATTATTTGGTATCATTACAAGTAGGGAATAAGTTGGAAGTACATTTGACCATTGAAAGGGTGGGAACAAGTGCTTTTACTGTGAATTACCGCATTTATAAAGAAAACCAACAATTGGTTGGGACAGCCAAAACGGTTCATGTGACATTGGATGCCACAACGCGCCAAAAAATCGAAATCCCCAAAAAATTTAGAGAAATTTTAGAAAAGCATTTAGTCGCTTAA
- a CDS encoding alpha-ketoacid dehydrogenase subunit beta, whose amino-acid sequence MPEMNIIQALNHTLHQQFAKDGRLVAFGEDAGSFGGVFRVTAGLHDAFGDDRCFDTPLAEQGIIGFGIGMAQRGLKPICEIQFADYIFPAYDQIVNELAKMRYRTAGQYTSSLVIRTPYGGGIHGGHYHSQSPEAQFLSVPGLVVIVVTSPYDAKGLLTAAIQSNDPVIFFEPKRLYRALKEDVPEEEYVIPIGKAAVARIGKEVTLIGWGAQHHQNMEAAEKLAQEHHVDVEVINLRTLNPLDIPCIVNSVQKTGRCVVAHEAPLTAGFGAEIAATIMEQCFLSLEAPVKRCCGLDTPFPHTLEHEYLPDANRVIQAVLETMHY is encoded by the coding sequence ATGCCAGAAATGAACATTATCCAAGCTTTAAATCATACGCTGCATCAGCAATTCGCTAAAGATGGCCGATTGGTCGCTTTCGGTGAGGATGCCGGTTCTTTTGGAGGCGTTTTTCGTGTCACAGCTGGTTTACATGATGCCTTTGGAGATGACCGCTGCTTTGATACACCTTTGGCAGAACAAGGGATTATTGGATTTGGTATCGGAATGGCACAAAGAGGATTAAAACCGATTTGTGAAATTCAATTTGCCGATTATATTTTTCCTGCTTATGACCAAATTGTGAACGAACTCGCCAAAATGCGCTACCGCACTGCTGGACAATATACCTCCTCGTTAGTAATACGCACACCCTACGGTGGAGGCATTCATGGCGGACATTACCATTCACAATCTCCCGAAGCACAATTTTTATCTGTACCAGGACTTGTTGTCATTGTAGTCACTTCTCCGTATGATGCCAAAGGCCTTCTCACTGCCGCTATTCAATCAAATGATCCTGTGATTTTCTTTGAGCCCAAACGGTTATACCGGGCTCTTAAAGAAGACGTCCCTGAAGAGGAATATGTCATTCCCATTGGGAAAGCAGCTGTTGCACGTATCGGAAAAGAAGTCACACTCATTGGCTGGGGAGCACAACATCATCAAAACATGGAAGCTGCCGAAAAACTCGCTCAAGAACATCATGTAGATGTTGAAGTGATCAATTTACGCACACTGAATCCTCTCGATATTCCTTGCATTGTCAACTCTGTACAAAAGACAGGTCGCTGTGTGGTAGCTCATGAAGCCCCTTTAACAGCTGGCTTCGGTGCTGAAATTGCAGCCACCATTATGGAACAATGTTTTTTAAGTCTCGAAGCCCCCGTTAAAAGATGCTGTGGCTTGGACACACCTTTTCCTCATACGCTTGAACACGAATATCTGCCAGATGCCAATCGCGTGATTCAAGCTGTTCTCGAAACCATGCATTATTAA